Part of the Centroberyx gerrardi isolate f3 chromosome 11, fCenGer3.hap1.cur.20231027, whole genome shotgun sequence genome is shown below.
GCGAAGGTTAAATCATCTAGAAGAACTTGGTATTGAACTTGAGTCAGATGTAACCTATTTATGTCGGATGTTGAACAAGGACTTCTCACTTTGCCTTCTAGATAATCAGTAAAAATGCATCAGCTCTGAAGTGACCGCATGTCATCTCATAGAGCgtcctgtcctcctctgctctcgAGCTCAGTCCTCGGTGTCTCCTCCATGTCCCGTGTGGAGATCCTGGCTCCTGACTTCCTCCGCACCCTGTGCCTCCACAGCAGCACGGCCAGggagaagagcaggaggaagccCAGCGCTCCCCCGATGAGCCCGGCTTTAAGAGACACGCTGCTGCCTTCGGGCTCGTACATCGTGCAAGACCCCTCGCTGGCTCCAGCATCGTTCactgccaccacacacaccttcacGGTGTCATCTATCCGGCCCGCGGCGAAgctcctctgcccctccccGACCTCCCGCTCTTCTCCCCCTACCGTCACTTTGTAAGCGGTCACGTACGAATAAGGCGCGCACCACCGGACCACCACCCCGGACCCTTCCCGGGACACCTTTTTGAGGGCGGGGGCCTCCGGGGCCACGTGGTCTAAGGTGATCCCGCGACAGAGGCAGCCGGTGGAGTCGGCCAGGTCGGCGCAGGGGGGCTGCATCTCCAGACACGCGTCGTAGTCGCACTGCTGAGGCTTGCTGCCGGTCAGGGAGACTTTTCTGGGTGCccgggtggtggtggtggtgactGTATCGTCAGATGTGTCATAGTAATCCTCCGGCGGAAGATCAGCGGCTGCGTTCTCAGACCCGCGCGGCCTCAGAGGGCGCGTGAGACTCGTCCCTGTCGTTGCCAAGGAAGCGTATCCTCGGATGAGCAGCAGGGAAATGAGCACCAGGGGAAGAGCGAGGTCCCTGCTGGCAGCCATCATGGCATCTGGAGATCAGAGGGAGTAATATTCCATGAGTGTATTGGAAAATTTGTTTTCGCATAGCAGTGAAAATATTTCAGTTTGACGAGTAGGCTATTAGCCCCTTGGGTCTCCAGCCGTACATACATTTAGAGtcagtttctgttttttctgtcatgAAACAGCATAAGACTACACAGCTTTTCCCCTGATGCTGTTGAGATTGCATGAGTGCAATGGGGAAAGACTGTGTGGAATGGAGCAAATAGCTTCAGGACAAGCCTAGATTCAGCTGGAAAATTAAAAACTAAAGTGCTACCATCGACACAAAACTTTAACTGTTGTCTCAGAGGAAGAGCACAATGGATTCACTCTTGAGTGGctgaatggcaaaaaaaaaaaatctggacaTTAGATCAGTGGAAAATGGCTATATCCTTTGGCATGTTTATTAATGATTTATAGCCAAGCAAAGGTTTATTCAAGCTTGTATAGTCTACATAGCTGCCCCAAATAATCCTCATTTTGTTAAGCTTTTGGAGGTGCTTGAGTATAAATCAGCATTCCAGACTGTATTGCACAAGAGGGCTGCATGGCTACACAGCCCAGATACAGCGCAGCCCTGTCAGCTGGATCCAGTTACAGGAAAGCTGCCTCTGCGATTTCCACAAGAATCCACAAAAACCTGAAATATGTTCCAGGGTGTAAATGCATACAGAGGAAAACTTGATAACAGTGTAGCACAAACACGGCCCATTCAAATCTCTTGCAAGGTTTAACCACAAGAGTCAAGGTTTAACCACAAGAGCAAGAAGAAATAgtcatttacatattttttttgccacagCTAGAATCACTCCTGCGTAGAGTGAATATGTGTACGAAATAGTGGAAAATATGAACTCACCTGTTGCTTCTAATAGTTAATAATCTTCATCAAACTCttatctcctttctctctgtgtctgtttttcttccacttgctccctctctcggtctctccctctttatatgtttttttgccCTCTCCCCAACAATCACCTCCTTCTTTCCGCCCTCCCccaattcctctctctcccttattcCCGACCCTTCTCCCCCagctccacctccctcctcccagttCCATAGTGGCTTagttatgtgagtgtgtgtgtgtgtgtctgtgagtgagtgtgctaTTAGTTATCTCATTATTCCAATATGTGAAAAGGTCATTTCTGGTGTAAACCACATAAATTCTTAGTGCATTCCTCTGTAGTGTGCAGGTTTTTCAGAGCATGTCTCACTTGTTAATGAGCGCTTGTTTGCCTTTTAGGGATGAGGACAAATGAATAGGATCGGCATTTTTCTTGTCACCGTTGACCGACACCAATGACTCCCAGCTGCCTCGGTGACTGTTGCACCTTCTTACCCACCTAACCTTTCACCTACATAAACTGCGTGACTTGGCTGTGAAGACTGCACATTGCCAAGTGTTGAGACGGGTGTGCAGGAGATGACCAAAGACCGGAAATCAACCTGACTGGACTTGTCCAGGGACTGATTTGTAAGTAAGTGCCACACTGGTGTTTGTGAATAGTGGGAtgggtgaaaaaataaaaaaataaataaaaggaaaatgtcGAAAAGGTTAAATAATGCCACCTTctatatcatcatcatcactacaaGAAAGCAACATCCAAAACTGTCCATGTtcaatgatgaatgatgaatattTATTTGTCCGTTAGGAAATTTGTTCTGTACAATCATCGGTGGCAAacgacaaacaaaaaaaaaagaaacatcatcACAAGACAAATAGGACATCACATTAATGTCATAACAGGACACAAAACATACATGATTGGAAGCGGGGGGGAATGGGGAACAGTGGGGAACAGTGATCAGAGTCCGTTGTTGATTAGTCCTATGGATGTGGggatgaatgttttatttgttcttgTTGTCCTGTGGAGTGGGGAAGACAAGAACCAAACTGAAAGACTTTTTGTTGAGTTGTGTGACACAAGGTGTCTTGCGTCACACAACTTGTGGTGATATTATGGTGTGCTGATTATGTGGAAAACTACCAAAGCAGTGACTTCATATCCAACAGGACATTCAGAACTCAGTATGCAAGAATGTTTGACCAGATTTAGCTCAGATGTTTCTGTCCCAAACAAATTCTTGAGATCAGGAGGCTGGAGGAGCGATCAAAGCAGCTTGGTTGGCACTGTGGCTCTCATTGTGTGAGCAGGTCAACAACTCAGTAGCAACGGTTGATATCTCTTCAAGGCTCTTCGTCTTTTCATCCATGTTTGATATTCATGGAACAATATCTGTGTAATGTGAGATGTGCAAAGCCAAGTCTTTAAAGGGTTTAATTACAAAACTAAATAAGCTAAGATACAAACTTGTTTATCGTCGCTGTCCAGTGAAAACCCCTGtcatccaaaatgtcaacttttaagaaactaagaaaaacagccttccatgcatttttg
Proteins encoded:
- the LOC139910802 gene encoding leucine-rich repeat neuronal protein 4, with product MMAASRDLALPLVLISLLLIRGYASLATTGTSLTRPLRPRGSENAAADLPPEDYYDTSDDTVTTTTTRAPRKVSLTGSKPQQCDYDACLEMQPPCADLADSTGCLCRGITLDHVAPEAPALKKVSREGSGVVVRWCAPYSYVTAYKVTVGGEEREVGEGQRSFAAGRIDDTVKVCVVAVNDAGASEGSCTMYEPEGSSVSLKAGLIGGALGFLLLFSLAVLLWRHRVRRKSGARISTRDMEETPRTELESRGGQDAL